ACAGAGGCTACAGACATGAGAGCCATTCGAATGAAGACTGAAGCCACATTAAATGAGGTAACTTCCTGACCGGTATACGTTATAAGTCGCTTTTTCTCTTCTAATAGAGCCTCTTCCTCAAACCACCCGCGAGCTGTATTATTGTCATGTGTTCCCGTATATACGATATTCTTGGGGCGGTGATTATGGAGAATATAGGGGTTCTGTGGCATAGAACTGTCGAAAGCAAACAGGAGAACAAGCATCCCCGGGAGCTCGTATTTTTTCATCATTGCTGTCACGTCAGGTGTAATAATCCCTAGATTTTCTGCTACGAAAGGCATAGAGGGAAAGTTTTTTTTAAGGCACGATAAAAAACTCTCCCCTTCCCCTTGTTCCCAATGGCCATGTACAGCGGTTTTTTCATGAGAGGGAATAGACCAATATGCGATAAGTCCTCGAAAATGATCGATTCTTAAGATATGGAAAAAATTCAGGGCGTAGGAAATGCGTTTCATCCACCATTGAAAGTTATCTTCTTTTAATAAAACCCACTTATAGAGAGGATTCCCCCATCGTTGCCCTGTAGAACTGAAGTAGTCTGGGGGAACTCCAGCAATAAACTCGGGCTTAAGTTGAGAATCAAGTTGAAAAAATTCAGGGTGGCTCCATACATCGGCGCTGTCATAACTTACATAAATAGGGAGATCACCAATGAGACAGATATTATGTTTCTGACAATAATTTTTTAACCCATTCATTTGGGAATAGGCGATAAATTGAATGAAGATGGTTAGGAAAATTTCCTCTTCATATTCATTCCAAATCTTTTTTAGAGCTTGAGGGGATCGGAAACGAAAAGGTTCAGGCCAGCAATTCCAAGAAAGATTGTTATGGAGACGGCGAAGGGTGACAAAGAGAGCGAAGTCTTTGAGCCACATTTCCTGTTCTTCCAGAAAGTAGAGAAGAGGATCAGAGCCTTTCTGCCTTAAAAAAGAATAAAAAGCTTTTTTGAGAAGAGGTAGTTTTCCCTCTTGGGCTTGCTCATAATTCACAGAAAGCTGAGAATGCGAAATAGGAGGGGATAGGTCTTTTCCCTCTAGAAATCTTTCATTAGCAAGATCATCCAGAGAGATGAGGAGCGGAGAACAAGCGAATGTAGAGATACTGCTATAGGGAGAATTTCCGAGCCCCACTTCAGTAGGTGTTAAAGGCAAAATTTGCCAATAAGATTGTCCAGCTTGTGCCAACCAATCTACAAAGTTTCTGGCACTTTCCCCAAAATCTCCTATAGCCCAACGAGATGGTAGAGAAAAGATTGGCAATAGAATTCCAGCTCCCCTGTGGCTCATGCTCTCACCTCCAAATGTAACATGGGAGCACGATCATTTTACACCAACAACTTGGAAGATTGGTATAATTTAAAAAAATTATATTTTGTTTCGGAAGTGAGGGGCGTAGCGAATGGAAAAACAGGAAAAATTCTCTCTCTTCTCGGAATTTGACGTTTATCTATTTAAGGAAGGAACTCATTATGCTCTTTATGAGAAAATGGGAGCTCATTCCTTATCCGTTGAGGGCGTAGAAGGAACATATTTTGCTCTCTGGGCTCCTAGCGCACGCCACGTATCCGTAATTGGCGATTTTAACGAGTGGAATCCATCCCTTCATTTTTTGAATCAACGAGCGGATGGAAGTGGCATATGGGAGGGCTTTATTCCTAGGACTCAACTAGGGGATCGATACAAGTTCCACGTAGAGACTTTTTTCGGAGAGTTTTTTGATAAGGGAGATCCTTTTGCTTTCTTATGGGAAGAGCCTCCTAAAACAGCTTCAGTTATTACGACTCTGGATTATTTGTGGGGAGATAATGAGTGGCTTGACAAAAGAAAAAACATAGATTGGGCACAATATCCTCTTACTTTTTATGAAGTGCATCTTGGATCGTGGATGAGGTCTTCCGATGAAAGATGGTTGAATTATAAAGAGATAGCTTCGCATTTAGTTGCTTATGTAAAAGAAATGGGGTTCTCCGCTGTAGAAATTATGCCTGTTATGGAGCATCCTTTCTATGGATCTTGGGGATACCAAGTGACAGGCTTTTTCGCTCCAACACGACGATACGGTATCCCTCAGGATTTTATGTTTCTTATCGATGCTCTTCATCAGGCAGGAATTGCTGTTTTTCTCGATTGGGTTCCTTCTCATTTCCCTTCTGATAGTCATGGCTTAGCCTCTTTTGATGGAACGGCTCTGTATGAACATCTGGATATGAAGCAACGGATCCATCCAGAATGGAAGAGCTATCTTTTCAATTATGGAAGAACAGAAGTGGCAGAGATCTTAATAAACAGCGCATTGTTTTGGCTTGATTATTATCATGCAGATGGGCTTCGTGTCGATGGCGTGGCTTCGATGCTTTATTTAGATTATGGAAGGAAAGATGGAGAATGGGTTCCTAACAAGTATGGTGGCAGGGAAAACTTGCAGGCAGTTTCCTTTCTCCAGAAGCTGAATCAGGCTATTTTTTATCGCTTCCCTTCCGTTCAGACTATTGCTGAAGAATCCACAGCATGGCCTCTTGTTACGAAGCCTCCTTATGATGGGGGGTTGGGTTTTAGCCTTAAATGGAATATGGGATGGATGCACGATATCTTAGACTATATGTCTCTTGATCCATTCTACAGGCAATTCCACCAGAATGATTTGACGTTCAGCTTTATGTATGCATTTTCGGAAAATTTTGTGCTCCCCTTTTCTCACGATGAGGTTGTTTATGGGAAACGATCTCTTCTTTGGAAGATGCCAGGTGATCTGAACCAAA
This portion of the Aminobacterium mobile DSM 12262 genome encodes:
- the malQ gene encoding 4-alpha-glucanotransferase produces the protein MSHRGAGILLPIFSLPSRWAIGDFGESARNFVDWLAQAGQSYWQILPLTPTEVGLGNSPYSSISTFACSPLLISLDDLANERFLEGKDLSPPISHSQLSVNYEQAQEGKLPLLKKAFYSFLRQKGSDPLLYFLEEQEMWLKDFALFVTLRRLHNNLSWNCWPEPFRFRSPQALKKIWNEYEEEIFLTIFIQFIAYSQMNGLKNYCQKHNICLIGDLPIYVSYDSADVWSHPEFFQLDSQLKPEFIAGVPPDYFSSTGQRWGNPLYKWVLLKEDNFQWWMKRISYALNFFHILRIDHFRGLIAYWSIPSHEKTAVHGHWEQGEGESFLSCLKKNFPSMPFVAENLGIITPDVTAMMKKYELPGMLVLLFAFDSSMPQNPYILHNHRPKNIVYTGTHDNNTARGWFEEEALLEEKKRLITYTGQEVTSFNVASVFIRMALMSVASVAIIPMQDILNLGSSSRINTPSLSKGNWEWRVPNIAFTEQLSSSLFLLSQTYGRT
- the glgB gene encoding 1,4-alpha-glucan branching protein GlgB → MEKQEKFSLFSEFDVYLFKEGTHYALYEKMGAHSLSVEGVEGTYFALWAPSARHVSVIGDFNEWNPSLHFLNQRADGSGIWEGFIPRTQLGDRYKFHVETFFGEFFDKGDPFAFLWEEPPKTASVITTLDYLWGDNEWLDKRKNIDWAQYPLTFYEVHLGSWMRSSDERWLNYKEIASHLVAYVKEMGFSAVEIMPVMEHPFYGSWGYQVTGFFAPTRRYGIPQDFMFLIDALHQAGIAVFLDWVPSHFPSDSHGLASFDGTALYEHLDMKQRIHPEWKSYLFNYGRTEVAEILINSALFWLDYYHADGLRVDGVASMLYLDYGRKDGEWVPNKYGGRENLQAVSFLQKLNQAIFYRFPSVQTIAEESTAWPLVTKPPYDGGLGFSLKWNMGWMHDILDYMSLDPFYRQFHQNDLTFSFMYAFSENFVLPFSHDEVVYGKRSLLWKMPGDLNQKFAQLRLLFGYMYAHPGKKLIFMGGEFGQCREWDHQRAVDWWLLGEKVHKNLQRWVQDLNRFYTEEQSLHGWDFIRGGVEWIGCSDSSASVLGFLRRAKGIPPILALFNFTPVPRFQYDVEVSEGGYWLELLNSDGEVYGGDGVGNLGGQRALDRPGNSMRYSLSLTLPPFGALFFRKEGE